The sequence below is a genomic window from Enterobacter kobei.
AACTGCGTGGCGGCGGCGAAGACGAACAGTATATTGAGCGCGTACCACGGCTGCTGCTCCCGGAAGGCAAACACAAAGACCGGCTGCGTCAGCAGTGCCCATCCCCAGAGCCGGTTTGCCCGGCGCTGGAGACGTTCCGGTCGCTGTCCCGCATTGATCGCCCAGACCAGGACGAACAGCGGAAAGGCCATCCGGCCCAGCGCATACAGTTCCGGTACCGGCGGGTGCAGAAACAGGGTATTGATGTGATCGACCAGCATCGCGGCCAGTGCCATCAGCTTGAGCAGGTCCAGCGCTCCGGGGCTGCTTATGCCCGGACAGTTCCTCATTTTTATAAACAGAGGCTGCAGTGACATCTTGCTGACTTTCATAGCGATCCTTTTGTGGTGAACACTGCGAAGTAATATAATTTTGCGCCCACAGCCAGAAGGCACGCCCGTAATAATCGGGAACCTTTACTCTGGCTTTAATGAGTATCTTTTTTGCGACAGATTCTGTTCTGTCCCGGAGGATCAACATTGCCTGATTTTTGTTGCCCTGCTCAATGGCTATAGTAAATAAATGAAAACAGTTCATAACATTCCTTCCTGATGACATTATTGTTATCGGCAGCGTTTCGGAATGTTTTATGCTAAATCTTGTTATGTCGCGTATGTTTTCATGTATCAGCGATCCACCTTTACTATGCCACAGTCAAATACATAATTGCGAAAAATTTTATATGATTATACGGTTTACCAGCAGATGCTGTTCGTTCATTTACATGTAATTATATGGTACAGTCAAAGATAGCGTAATAGTATCAACATCTATACTTTATATTAGTTTGCATAAAGGAGATTCAGGTAACAGAAAAGAGAATTTCTGATTTTACTGAGAAATATTTTGTGAGCTGGGTTGCTAAAATTATCCGGGCAGACTTCAGTTCTGAAAAGGAAAATGATGACGCTATCTTTCATTTCGCACGTTTAACGGAACATCCTGCGGGCTGGAACCTCATTTTCCGTCCGGAAGCAGGGTCAGATGCTTCAGCTGAGGGTATCGTTAATACAGTTAAGCAATGGCGGGCTGCTCACGGCAAGCCGGGTTTCAAAGCGGAGTAAATTATATGGCTGTAAAAAAACCAATCAGTCATCTTCACGAGTGCACGCCTTTTTTGCGAGTTAATGAATATTAGAGGTAAACCACGGATACGGGGATTGCCACAATAAAAATAGCCATGTAGTAAATGGCGTAAATAAAATTTTTCATAGGCGTTTCGGTATAGAAGCCAGTCATCCAGGACTCGCGGGATGAAAATTTAAGCGCGAGTTTCTCTATGGCTTTCTTGCAAAAGGAAATAACTGGCTATTGATAAGTAAAATGATAATAAGCACCTTAACGTCAGGTTGATCGAGGTCCTCACGAATTAAATAAACAGCTATAAAATAAGTTATAAGACCCCAGTGAATGTTCATGAAGCAATACATCTGTATCGCATCCTTCTTTTAAAATTATTCATATCCATCATCATAGCGGCGCGGATATACAGCACCTTTTCTTCTGACTCGCCCTTATATTCATTTGACGAGACTACAGAGAGCGACTCAGGGGAGGAAGATAGTTCCCGGCCCGCGCAAAAATATCTCTCCTTGCCATCAGATTTTCTTTCACTTCTGGCTAAATTCACGCCTCCTTATTCTCTCCGGGCTGGAGGCTGGATTTCACGGATACTGCTTAGATCAAGGCGATAGGGACTCCATGCGCCGCTTCCGGTTGCTATGCCTGTGGACTTTCTGAAGCGCCGGCCGCATTCACTGATCCACATTGTTCTGGTTTCACGCAGCCTGACCGGTCAGGGCCTGTAGTGTTCAGTCATAATCCCCTTATGAGTCATCGGCATACGGTTTTTTTTCGTCAGGTACTGGATGTTCCTTATCTGACGAATCGCCACAAAGTCTATTCATCCCCTGACGGACAAATTCATCTTCGCTCATCAGTGGCCAGCGGATACGGTGTCGCTGCAGCTCCTGTGCCTGGCCGGGGGTGAAACCCGCGCGGTCCAGCAGGTCAGCCAGCGCGGCTTCTGTGTCGTCTTCACTGGCGGCAGCCGTAAGCGGAAACGCCTCCGGAATTGAACGAAGAATGTGCAGCCGCCGCGCTGGCGCAGGCTGCGCCCGGAATGATTCACCGGGCATCACCATGACCCGACGTATCGTGTCCGTCAGGCCGCTTATCTCAAGCGCCCGGAGTTCCGCGTCCAGCTGGCGGAACCAGGTACCTGTCTGGTCCGCCGGTGCGGTGCTTTTCAGTGACCCCTCATCCGGCGTGTCGCTTTCGTTGATCTGCATCCGGACAGGAATACCGACATCATGGCAGGCATGCAACCAGGTTGCCACCTGCAGGGGATCGCCCGGCAGACGTGTCACCTCCCCTGCTGAGTTCCACAGCTGCAGGGAGGTGGTGCCGTCGAGGCGAATAACGTAATCGCCCCGGCATAACATATGCCAGCGGCCCTCCAGCTGCATCGGCCTATCGTCAGCCTGGGTACCCAGGCAGATCTGCCCGTACAGGTGCATTATACAAGGTAGAAAATGCTTCACATATGCCTAGAATATGCCTTTTTGTTTACTTTCATTTCTGGCAGTCGTCTCCGTCGTGACGCGATCCTGAATGGGGGGAGTTCCCCGATACCGACAGGAGTTTTGAAATGTTTAATGACATTATCCCGCTGGCACAGCTGGCATACAGAACGGAAGTGGCAAGAAGTGAGTACCGGGAAAAAGGTACCGAAAGTGCCTGGCGTAATTATGAGGACCTGTACCTGGCTCTCGGATGCCGGGCAGTGTATCCGGGGCGGTTGACTGTCAGGTGCCCGATCGCGTTACTGTTGATGGTATTGCTGGCCATCAATGCAGAGTGAACCGGCAGCGGCGCCTGACTGCGAA
It includes:
- a CDS encoding bacteriocin immunity protein, which codes for MSWVAKIIRADFSSEKENDDAIFHFARLTEHPAGWNLIFRPEAGSDASAEGIVNTVKQWRAAHGKPGFKAE